A region of Lentisphaerota bacterium DNA encodes the following proteins:
- a CDS encoding Txe/YoeB family addiction module toxin, translating to MNKVFSDEGWGDYLYWQTQDRKTLKRINALLQDIERNGHHGIGNPESLKGVSGYWSRRINEKDRLVYRIADGAILIAQCRTHYGDH from the coding sequence GATGAAGGTTGGGGCGACTATCTCTATTGGCAGACGCAGGACAGGAAGACTTTGAAGCGTATCAACGCGCTCCTGCAGGATATCGAGCGGAATGGCCACCATGGGATAGGCAATCCAGAGTCGTTGAAGGGAGTGTCCGGTTATTGGAGTCGCCGCATTAACGAGAAGGACCGCTTGGTTTACAGGATAGCGGACGGCGCGATCTTGATAGCCCAGTGCCGCACGCATTACGGCGATCATTGA